From the Leptolyngbya sp. O-77 genome, one window contains:
- the atpD gene encoding F0F1 ATP synthase subunit beta: MVTTAEKTNIGYITQVIGPVVDVRFPSGSLPQIYNALTVKGQNAAGQEISVTCEVQQLLGDNQIRAVAMSSTDGLVRGMEAIDTGAPINVPVGTATLGRIFNVLGEPVDNKGDVATQDTLPIHREAPKLTDLETKPSVFETGIKVVDLLTPYRRGGKIGLFGGAGVGKTVIMMELINNIATQHGGVSVFGGVGERTREGNDLYNEMIESGVIDKDNPANSKIALVYGQMNEPPGARMRVGLSALTMAEYFRDVNKQDVLLFIDNIFRFVQAGSEVSALLGRMPSAVGYQPTLSTDVGALQERITSTREGSITSIQAVYVPADDLTDPAPATTFAHLDGTTVLSRGLASKGIYPAVDPLDSASTMLQPDIVGEDHYNTARAVQATLQRYKELQDIIAILGLDELSEDDRLTVARARKIEKFLSQPFFVAEVFTGAPGKYVTLDKTIQGFKKILSGELDDLPEGAFYMVGDIDEAIAKGEKMKSEGK; this comes from the coding sequence ATGGTCACCACAGCAGAGAAAACTAATATTGGCTACATTACTCAGGTCATTGGGCCCGTCGTAGACGTGCGCTTTCCCAGTGGCAGCCTGCCTCAGATTTATAATGCATTGACGGTTAAAGGACAAAACGCCGCTGGGCAAGAAATCTCGGTTACCTGCGAAGTGCAGCAGCTTCTAGGTGACAACCAAATCCGCGCCGTGGCGATGAGTTCGACCGATGGACTGGTGCGGGGCATGGAGGCGATAGACACGGGCGCACCCATCAACGTGCCTGTGGGAACGGCAACGCTGGGAAGAATTTTTAACGTACTGGGTGAGCCGGTTGATAACAAAGGTGATGTGGCAACGCAGGATACCCTGCCAATTCACCGCGAAGCTCCTAAGCTGACCGACCTGGAAACCAAACCCTCGGTGTTTGAAACTGGGATTAAGGTGGTTGACCTGCTCACTCCCTATCGCCGGGGCGGCAAAATTGGCCTGTTCGGCGGCGCTGGTGTGGGCAAGACCGTGATCATGATGGAACTGATCAACAACATTGCGACCCAGCATGGCGGTGTGTCGGTGTTTGGCGGCGTGGGCGAACGCACCCGCGAAGGCAACGACCTCTACAACGAAATGATTGAGTCGGGTGTGATCGACAAGGACAACCCTGCCAACTCGAAGATTGCGCTGGTGTATGGCCAGATGAATGAGCCGCCCGGAGCGCGGATGCGGGTGGGTCTGTCGGCGCTGACGATGGCAGAATACTTCCGGGACGTCAACAAGCAGGACGTGCTGCTGTTTATTGACAATATCTTCCGGTTTGTGCAAGCAGGTTCTGAAGTATCTGCGCTGCTGGGCCGGATGCCGTCTGCGGTGGGCTATCAGCCGACGCTGAGTACTGACGTGGGGGCGCTGCAAGAGCGGATTACCTCGACCCGCGAAGGTTCGATTACCTCGATTCAGGCGGTGTACGTGCCTGCGGACGACTTGACCGACCCCGCCCCAGCAACGACCTTCGCCCACCTGGATGGAACCACGGTGCTGTCTCGCGGCTTGGCCTCCAAGGGCATTTATCCTGCGGTAGACCCGCTGGATTCTGCTTCGACCATGCTCCAGCCGGACATCGTGGGTGAGGATCATTACAACACGGCTCGTGCGGTGCAGGCGACGCTCCAGCGCTACAAGGAGCTTCAGGACATCATCGCGATTCTGGGTCTGGATGAACTGTCGGAAGATGACCGTCTGACGGTGGCCCGCGCTCGCAAGATTGAGAAGTTCCTGTCGCAGCCGTTCTTTGTGGCGGAGGTGTTTACGGGTGCCCCTGGCAAGTATGTGACGCTCGATAAAACCATCCAGGGCTTTAAGAAGATCCTGTCGGGTGAACTGGATGATCTGCCGGAAGGGGCCTTCTACATGGTGGGCGACATTGACGAGGCGATCGCCAAGGGCGAAAAGATGAAGTCTGAGGGCAAATAA
- a CDS encoding HNH endonuclease gives MGHIFKPSAIPTVDEYVSGLSAIRSRINESQVRLLQEQYYAPNRTATATQLAELIGIESGRGAINLLYGRLGRLFCEATGFEPSQREVGTHRWWSVWSSGYEERNPYRFFWEMHPEVAEALEVLGWVTPESSLSVTFPDEVDETTVFREGAVCKVSVNAYERSPQARQRCIAHYGTSCFACGFNFGTVFGELGEGFIHVHHLCPISEIAEEYEVDPVKDLRPVCPNCHAMIHRRSPPLSIEEVQVLLSSSKVQPPPNNSGAAD, from the coding sequence ATGGGTCACATCTTCAAACCAAGTGCAATCCCAACTGTTGACGAGTATGTGTCAGGTTTATCTGCGATCCGTTCTCGTATCAATGAATCACAGGTTCGTTTGCTACAAGAGCAGTATTACGCCCCAAATCGTACTGCTACAGCAACCCAGCTTGCAGAGTTAATAGGTATTGAAAGCGGGCGTGGCGCAATCAATCTGCTGTATGGTCGGCTAGGACGGTTATTTTGTGAGGCAACAGGGTTTGAGCCAAGTCAGCGAGAAGTTGGTACACATCGATGGTGGTCTGTTTGGTCTAGTGGATATGAAGAGCGCAATCCCTACCGATTTTTCTGGGAAATGCATCCAGAAGTTGCAGAAGCTCTCGAAGTTTTGGGTTGGGTTACACCTGAAAGTTCTTTGTCGGTCACGTTTCCTGATGAAGTTGATGAGACTACAGTTTTCCGAGAAGGCGCAGTTTGCAAAGTTTCAGTTAATGCTTATGAACGAAGCCCCCAAGCTCGTCAACGATGCATAGCTCACTATGGAACAAGTTGCTTTGCGTGTGGATTCAATTTTGGTACGGTTTTCGGAGAATTAGGCGAGGGTTTTATTCACGTACACCATCTCTGTCCCATTTCTGAGATTGCCGAAGAGTACGAGGTTGATCCTGTCAAAGATTTACGTCCCGTGTGTCCTAACTGTCATGCCATGATTCATCGCCGTTCTCCCCCGTTGAGTATTGAGGAGGTTCAGGTTTTGTTGAGTAGTTCTAAAGTTCAACCGCCTCCTAACAATTCGGGTGCAGCGGATTGA
- a CDS encoding ribonuclease III domain-containing protein, protein MTPEEIRAIEIRLGYIFLDQELLVQALTRKAAAQEQRQKGNLCEDQEVFRTLGDAVLKAILTELLIHQGYTTRGSITQKKEKLENEENLSAMLRAMEITPIVGIGERSIGVQEQSLALAETFEAIVAAIYKDGGYEIIKKLVVKWFSPLI, encoded by the coding sequence ATGACTCCTGAAGAAATCAGAGCTATTGAAATCCGTTTGGGATATATCTTTTTAGACCAAGAGTTACTCGTTCAAGCCCTCACACGCAAGGCTGCGGCTCAGGAGCAAAGGCAAAAAGGAAATCTATGCGAAGACCAAGAAGTTTTTCGCACCCTTGGAGATGCCGTTCTTAAAGCAATTTTGACGGAGTTGTTGATTCACCAAGGTTACACGACTCGCGGTAGCATCACTCAGAAGAAAGAGAAGTTAGAGAATGAAGAGAACTTGAGTGCAATGCTTCGAGCAATGGAGATAACTCCGATTGTTGGCATTGGAGAACGAAGTATCGGGGTGCAAGAACAGTCTTTAGCCTTAGCAGAGACATTTGAGGCAATTGTTGCAGCAATTTACAAAGATGGGGGATACGAAATCATTAAAAAACTAGTGGTGAAGTGGTTTAGTCCACTAATTTAG
- the atpC gene encoding ATP synthase F1 subunit epsilon: MPLTVRVIAPDKTVWDSPAEEVILPSTTGQLGVLSGHAPMLTALDTGVMRVRANKDWVAIALMGGFAEVDQDEVTILVNGAERGDAINQEEARTAFSEAQSKLNQAQSGGSRQEQLRATQAYKRARARFQASGGMVQ; this comes from the coding sequence ATGCCGCTAACTGTTCGAGTCATTGCGCCAGACAAAACGGTCTGGGATTCTCCGGCAGAAGAAGTGATTCTGCCCAGCACTACGGGCCAGCTTGGTGTGCTGAGTGGACACGCGCCTATGCTGACAGCTCTGGATACGGGCGTGATGCGCGTCCGTGCGAATAAGGACTGGGTGGCGATCGCCCTGATGGGTGGCTTTGCGGAGGTCGATCAGGACGAGGTTACGATCCTGGTGAACGGCGCAGAGCGTGGCGATGCAATCAACCAGGAAGAGGCGCGGACTGCCTTTAGTGAGGCTCAGTCCAAGCTTAACCAGGCTCAAAGCGGTGGCTCTCGCCAAGAGCAGCTTCGTGCAACTCAGGCCTATAAGCGGGCCCGCGCTCGGTTTCAGGCATCGGGTGGCATGGTACAGTAA
- a CDS encoding resolvase: protein MDNRVFTTPEGLLTVEAAQKVLNRSRASVYRYANTDPNTLNPPYDPSRLNPELRQSLEDPILFHPNEVARFAADILGMKQVTIQVQESAETTTHKLLRAILSELQSIRELLESKPPS from the coding sequence ATGGACAACCGAGTTTTCACCACCCCCGAAGGACTGCTGACCGTCGAAGCTGCCCAAAAAGTGCTGAATCGCTCCCGTGCTTCGGTCTACCGCTATGCCAACACCGACCCAAATACCCTAAATCCGCCCTATGACCCATCGCGGCTCAACCCAGAATTGCGCCAATCGCTCGAAGATCCCATCCTGTTTCACCCCAATGAAGTTGCCCGCTTTGCAGCCGATATCCTTGGAATGAAACAAGTCACAATTCAGGTTCAAGAATCAGCAGAAACCACCACCCACAAGCTATTGCGGGCGATTCTCTCAGAACTTCAAAGCATTCGAGAGCTACTCGAATCTAAGCCCCCAAGTTGA
- a CDS encoding tetratricopeptide repeat protein, which produces MVSISSSDNELLLKDLGICPQTLADNCSSQELDNYIGIVNWLTRRKLKPGSSALEKTKGYKEALHLLCELQEWEKIQIILHKSLPINSNISLPLYEYLLFNELSRELLAISQEILTSLEGYEHDLTFVELLKARAMSATNNQLEEARVLLEELFNKSLSGTEIHIESLAYLGMRQVNSGSYKEGIENLNSALLKADKSDFVDTAKIKELKTDILENLAFFEMNASHFQDAMRLYSEVISLREELGLFHKIIGPLAHQGIIARKIGDYEQARTFLEKAKKQATEIESESQVVWVSHHLAYVLLNQGNPDLAEDLCKFSINGYQKFDNQWGLSDCYEQMGLICLAQRNFDQAKNHFQRSLNTRKMIGNRHGTASSTLDLALAFWNKRNFLKAIFYLLKGFYLYYNLGILNRTRFRRMLKLALVWTFGNKKWTM; this is translated from the coding sequence ATGGTTTCCATCTCATCATCAGATAATGAACTATTGCTCAAGGATCTAGGAATCTGTCCGCAAACCTTGGCTGACAATTGTTCTAGCCAGGAACTTGACAACTACATTGGAATTGTCAATTGGCTTACACGTCGAAAACTCAAACCTGGAAGTTCTGCGCTTGAGAAGACAAAAGGATATAAGGAAGCATTACATCTTTTGTGCGAACTTCAAGAATGGGAAAAGATACAAATTATTCTTCACAAATCTCTTCCAATCAATTCAAATATTTCACTACCTTTGTATGAGTATCTTTTATTTAATGAGCTTTCGAGGGAATTACTAGCAATTTCACAGGAAATTCTCACTTCATTAGAAGGTTATGAACATGACTTGACATTTGTTGAGTTGTTGAAAGCAAGAGCCATGTCAGCGACAAATAATCAACTAGAAGAAGCAAGAGTGCTACTAGAAGAGCTATTCAATAAATCGCTATCAGGTACAGAGATACATATTGAGTCTTTGGCATACCTTGGAATGCGGCAAGTTAACTCAGGCTCATATAAAGAAGGGATAGAAAATTTAAATTCTGCTCTGCTTAAAGCTGACAAAAGCGATTTTGTGGATACCGCAAAAATCAAGGAGCTAAAAACAGATATCTTAGAGAATTTAGCTTTTTTTGAAATGAATGCTAGTCATTTTCAAGATGCAATGAGATTATATAGTGAGGTCATTTCTTTAAGAGAGGAGCTAGGACTTTTTCATAAGATTATAGGTCCTCTTGCTCATCAAGGAATCATCGCAAGAAAAATTGGGGACTATGAACAGGCAAGAACTTTTTTAGAAAAAGCAAAAAAGCAAGCAACTGAAATTGAAAGTGAAAGTCAAGTAGTTTGGGTTAGCCATCACTTAGCATATGTTCTTCTGAATCAAGGTAATCCAGATCTGGCAGAAGATCTGTGCAAGTTCTCAATTAATGGATATCAGAAATTTGATAATCAGTGGGGACTGTCAGACTGTTATGAACAAATGGGACTTATTTGCTTAGCTCAAAGAAATTTTGATCAAGCCAAAAACCATTTTCAACGTTCACTGAATACTAGAAAGATGATAGGTAATCGTCACGGAACTGCAAGCTCGACATTAGATTTGGCATTAGCATTCTGGAATAAACGTAATTTCTTGAAGGCTATTTTTTATTTGCTAAAAGGGTTTTATCTTTACTACAACCTTGGCATTCTAAATCGAACAAGATTCCGCAGAATGTTAAAATTAGCCTTGGTCTGGACTTTTGGTAATAAAAAGTGGACTATGTGA
- a CDS encoding ATP-binding protein, producing the protein MATTIRATQAGLTYVDQIRRRKGWKKTEEAWYGLAYTSESTLKRFWAGQPIQQDTFINICKAIGIEDWQKLIDTNPIQTKTSYINFSVYDEDWVGREPIIDELSQKIHSSHRVLLLVGLTGIGKTALAEKLVEKLRGVWIEDRENFENQEKSSDFVSVSFQWLQRWGEFVAPDQRHPQQLRRRLIKRLCENKHLILMDSLECLLTGNVDEGWGGFADPEWANFFIQLLAEPNFSSRFILTSQDLPTQFDTAEFDRYKNYWLCKLLKGLDAEEQIKLFKKVDLDDRLEVADSPLRVIGQVYDGHPLALRVIAGEIKQKYNSRVEAYWKDNGLYIENVKRDLDLARQSGATTGVDDRWNLDSYTRTLRNLVRERVERTLERLKRDVPDAYLLLCASSIYRCEVQENWWLTHLEYRGYDRQRQRNSMQALRDRYLVEDGGIDEEDEQLVGQHNLIRSVAISHRLELFSTI; encoded by the coding sequence ATGGCAACGACGATTAGGGCAACTCAAGCAGGGCTAACTTATGTGGATCAAATTCGACGAAGAAAAGGCTGGAAGAAAACAGAAGAAGCTTGGTATGGTTTGGCTTACACGTCAGAATCAACTCTAAAAAGGTTTTGGGCAGGGCAACCAATACAGCAGGACACATTCATTAACATCTGTAAAGCGATCGGTATTGAGGATTGGCAAAAACTTATTGATACGAACCCTATCCAGACCAAGACTTCTTACATTAATTTCTCCGTCTACGATGAGGATTGGGTTGGTCGAGAGCCTATCATCGATGAGCTAAGTCAAAAAATTCACAGTTCTCATCGAGTACTTTTACTTGTTGGTCTTACAGGTATCGGAAAAACAGCCTTGGCTGAAAAGCTTGTCGAGAAATTACGAGGAGTATGGATAGAGGATCGGGAAAACTTTGAAAATCAGGAAAAATCTTCAGACTTTGTTAGCGTTTCTTTCCAGTGGCTTCAGCGTTGGGGAGAGTTCGTTGCTCCAGATCAACGCCACCCTCAACAGCTACGCCGTAGACTTATAAAGAGGCTATGCGAGAATAAACATCTTATTTTAATGGATTCTTTAGAGTGTCTGCTAACAGGTAATGTAGATGAGGGATGGGGTGGTTTTGCTGATCCGGAGTGGGCAAACTTTTTCATTCAGTTACTTGCTGAACCCAATTTCTCTAGCCGCTTTATCCTCACATCTCAGGATCTGCCGACTCAATTTGATACGGCAGAGTTTGATCGATATAAGAATTATTGGCTCTGTAAGCTTTTAAAGGGATTAGACGCTGAAGAACAGATTAAGTTATTCAAAAAAGTTGATTTAGATGATCGACTAGAAGTAGCTGACAGTCCATTAAGGGTAATTGGACAAGTTTATGATGGTCATCCTCTTGCTTTAAGGGTTATTGCAGGAGAAATCAAACAGAAATATAACAGCAGGGTTGAAGCATATTGGAAAGATAATGGACTTTACATTGAAAATGTTAAAAGAGATTTAGATTTAGCCCGTCAATCAGGTGCTACAACTGGTGTTGATGATCGATGGAATCTTGATTCCTACACAAGAACTTTGCGGAACTTGGTTAGAGAACGAGTTGAGAGAACACTTGAGCGCCTTAAGCGTGATGTTCCGGATGCTTATTTATTGCTTTGTGCATCATCAATTTATCGCTGTGAAGTGCAGGAAAACTGGTGGTTGACCCACCTTGAGTACAGGGGTTACGACAGGCAAAGGCAAAGGAACTCTATGCAGGCTTTGCGAGATCGTTACCTTGTTGAAGATGGAGGCATTGATGAAGAGGATGAACAGCTAGTAGGTCAACATAATCTAATCCGAAGTGTTGCAATTTCTCATCGACTGGAATTATTCAGCACAATATAA
- a CDS encoding ElyC/SanA/YdcF family protein: MNVGIICGYGVSLENDLEIYADSISLFLSSSDIDKLILCGGYTVENSPYSEAGLMRKLLQQREVDQEFILEEASVTSLHNLLFAKEILENLAYPFQRIYIFCDSVRSFKVFCLSRIIFSNYSVTIISFGRKEFALMYLVQIPSTVIQALGAIFPGLSDTLSSTRSRWNRVMDKVLGRSSR; encoded by the coding sequence ATGAATGTAGGAATTATATGTGGTTATGGGGTTTCATTAGAAAATGACCTAGAAATTTATGCAGATTCTATCTCACTCTTTTTGTCTTCTAGTGATATAGATAAGCTAATTCTTTGTGGAGGATATACTGTAGAAAATTCGCCCTATTCAGAAGCAGGACTAATGCGGAAGCTTCTCCAGCAGAGGGAAGTTGATCAGGAGTTTATCCTTGAAGAGGCTTCTGTTACTTCCCTGCATAATCTTTTATTTGCAAAGGAAATTTTAGAAAATCTTGCTTATCCTTTTCAAAGAATTTATATATTTTGTGACTCAGTGAGAAGCTTTAAAGTCTTCTGTTTGTCAAGAATTATTTTTAGTAATTACTCCGTGACAATCATATCTTTTGGTCGCAAAGAATTTGCTTTAATGTATTTAGTACAAATTCCATCTACAGTAATTCAAGCATTAGGTGCCATTTTTCCTGGGCTAAGTGATACGCTTTCTAGTACTAGAAGTAGATGGAATAGAGTTATGGATAAAGTCTTGGGACGCTCAAGTAGATAA
- a CDS encoding queuosine precursor transporter has translation MRAFKHLDTITALFVAVLLISNIASTKILTLGPFTFDGGTILFPLSYIFGDILTEVYGYGRSRRVIWLGFVSALVMAITLAIVGALPPAADWGNQAAYETILGQTPRIVAASLIAYVAGEFSNSFTLAKLKIRTAGRWLWLRTIGSTLIGQLLDTGLFVLIAFTGVVPNSLLWPLIVSNYLFKCGVEILFTPATYAITGWLKQEEQEDYYDRNTNFNPFHLSQTHQ, from the coding sequence ATGCGTGCATTCAAGCATCTCGACACCATTACCGCGCTGTTTGTCGCAGTGCTGCTAATCTCCAACATTGCCTCCACCAAGATTTTGACCCTTGGCCCGTTTACCTTCGACGGCGGCACGATTCTATTTCCCCTTAGCTATATCTTTGGCGACATCTTGACCGAGGTCTACGGCTATGGGCGATCGCGCCGGGTAATTTGGTTGGGCTTTGTGTCAGCGCTGGTGATGGCAATCACGCTCGCCATTGTGGGGGCGCTGCCACCCGCCGCCGACTGGGGCAACCAGGCCGCCTATGAAACCATTCTGGGGCAAACGCCGCGCATCGTGGCAGCAAGCCTGATTGCCTACGTTGCGGGAGAGTTTTCCAACTCCTTCACGCTGGCAAAGCTCAAAATTCGCACGGCCGGACGCTGGCTCTGGCTCCGCACCATTGGCTCCACGCTAATTGGTCAACTGCTCGACACCGGGCTATTTGTGCTGATCGCCTTTACGGGGGTCGTGCCAAACTCCCTGCTGTGGCCACTCATTGTGTCCAATTATTTATTCAAGTGCGGCGTGGAGATTCTCTTTACACCCGCCACCTATGCGATTACAGGCTGGCTCAAGCAGGAGGAACAGGAAGATTACTACGATCGCAACACCAACTTCAATCCCTTCCACCTGTCGCAAACACACCAATAA
- a CDS encoding type II secretion system F family protein, which translates to MQTYVVRARDSKGNPVKRKISAASPAEARTTLREQGLFVQELAEDRSLFEKLNTLDLKDIQNSFAKVTVKDRAVFSRQFAALVNAGVALVRGLGVLADQCPNPKLKKSLQAISADVQQGTNLSDAMRKHPECFDDLYVSMVQAGEVGGVLDDVLNRLSKLLEDIARLQNQIKSAMAYPVTVGTIAILVFLGMTIFLLPIFANIFDELDAELPAFTQLMLNISNFLRTPIYLIALVIIVILGAFAYRQYYKTRVGRETMDRFFLKMPLFGDLVQKSATARFCRTFGALSRSGVPILTSLEIVRDTAGNQVISNAVDEARKEVQSGGMISLALQREQVFPLMAIQMISIGEETGEIDSMLMKVADFYEDEVEQAVKALTSIMEPIMIVFLGGMVGSILVAMYLPMFAVMDNIK; encoded by the coding sequence ATGCAAACCTATGTTGTCCGCGCCCGCGACTCTAAGGGCAACCCAGTAAAACGCAAAATCAGCGCTGCCTCTCCCGCTGAGGCACGAACCACGCTGCGGGAACAGGGCCTGTTTGTGCAAGAGTTGGCTGAGGATCGCAGTCTGTTTGAGAAGCTCAACACGCTCGATCTCAAGGACATTCAAAACTCTTTTGCAAAGGTCACAGTCAAGGATAGGGCCGTTTTTTCTCGACAGTTTGCGGCATTGGTCAACGCAGGTGTGGCGCTGGTGCGTGGTCTGGGAGTGCTGGCAGATCAGTGCCCCAATCCCAAGCTGAAAAAGTCGCTCCAGGCCATTAGTGCAGATGTGCAGCAGGGAACGAACCTGTCGGATGCGATGCGTAAGCATCCGGAGTGCTTTGATGACCTGTATGTCAGCATGGTGCAGGCTGGCGAAGTCGGCGGCGTGCTGGATGACGTGCTGAATCGGCTGTCCAAACTGCTGGAAGACATTGCCCGATTGCAGAACCAGATTAAATCTGCGATGGCGTATCCGGTAACGGTGGGAACTATTGCCATTCTGGTGTTTTTGGGCATGACAATTTTTCTATTGCCCATTTTTGCAAATATTTTTGACGAACTGGACGCAGAGCTACCTGCGTTTACCCAGCTCATGCTGAATATTAGTAATTTCCTAAGAACGCCAATTTACCTGATTGCGCTGGTGATTATTGTGATTCTGGGAGCTTTTGCCTATCGCCAGTATTACAAAACCCGCGTGGGTCGGGAAACGATGGATCGCTTTTTCCTCAAGATGCCGCTGTTTGGCGATCTGGTGCAAAAGAGCGCGACGGCTCGCTTTTGCCGGACGTTTGGGGCGCTTTCTCGCTCTGGAGTTCCAATTTTGACTTCGTTAGAAATTGTGCGCGATACGGCAGGCAATCAGGTAATTTCTAACGCCGTGGATGAGGCGCGAAAGGAGGTGCAGTCGGGCGGCATGATTAGTCTGGCACTCCAGCGGGAGCAGGTGTTTCCACTCATGGCGATCCAGATGATCAGTATTGGTGAGGAAACGGGCGAGATCGACTCGATGCTGATGAAGGTGGCAGACTTCTATGAGGACGAAGTGGAGCAGGCTGTAAAGGCGCTGACCAGCATCATGGAACCAATCATGATTGTGTTTTTGGGTGGCATGGTGGGGTCGATTCTGGTGGCGATGTATCTGCCGATGTTTGCGGTGATGGACAATATTAAATAG
- a CDS encoding cytochrome B6 — MGFVAYVLMLAIAFGGAIGLYYALRTVKLI; from the coding sequence ATGGGATTTGTTGCTTACGTGCTAATGCTGGCGATCGCCTTTGGTGGCGCAATTGGTCTATACTATGCCCTGCGAACCGTAAAGCTGATTTAG
- a CDS encoding NotI family restriction endonuclease, with protein MTKVAELYGNSTNHPMSWGDIASSQNCPFLTRKCLKNRKSEPDITIGTCTVAYGKEVRNIIICPFRLLERSQIFTDCIHLLTLHEPGNELRIVPEISVPGGSIDYCLASVRSGKVIDFVGIELQTLDTTGTVWPERQRFLQNHGVEVKDSEVKSGKGFGMNWKMTAKTILMQLHHKIHTFEHLSKHLVLVAQDCLIEYMQREFSFDHIQDARLGNPMHFHSYELLTEASGYRLQLAQRWSTDANGIAQCLGLQTSPRVELEVILRQIEERLPQSTLLSLGQSLPVSTHEDIADDS; from the coding sequence ATGACTAAAGTTGCTGAATTGTATGGAAATTCTACAAATCATCCTATGTCTTGGGGTGATATTGCTTCCAGTCAGAACTGCCCCTTCCTAACTCGTAAATGCCTTAAAAACCGAAAAAGTGAGCCTGACATCACCATTGGAACATGCACAGTAGCTTATGGTAAAGAGGTTCGTAATATTATCATTTGCCCATTTCGTCTTCTTGAGCGAAGCCAAATTTTTACAGACTGCATTCATTTGCTAACACTTCATGAGCCTGGTAATGAACTTAGAATCGTGCCTGAGATTTCAGTTCCTGGAGGTAGCATAGATTATTGTCTTGCTTCTGTACGCTCTGGTAAAGTTATTGATTTTGTCGGCATTGAATTGCAAACTCTTGATACTACTGGAACAGTATGGCCCGAACGGCAACGTTTTCTACAAAATCATGGTGTTGAAGTTAAAGATTCAGAGGTTAAATCAGGAAAAGGTTTTGGCATGAATTGGAAAATGACGGCAAAAACTATCTTGATGCAACTTCATCATAAAATTCATACCTTTGAACATCTCAGTAAACATCTTGTTCTAGTAGCTCAAGATTGTCTTATTGAATATATGCAGAGGGAGTTTTCATTTGACCATATTCAGGATGCCCGACTTGGGAACCCTATGCATTTTCATTCTTATGAATTGTTGACCGAAGCTTCAGGTTATCGTCTTCAACTTGCACAGCGTTGGAGTACAGATGCTAATGGAATTGCACAATGCCTTGGTTTACAAACGAGTCCGAGAGTGGAATTGGAGGTGATTTTGAGACAAATCGAAGAAAGATTACCACAAAGCACTTTGTTGTCTCTTGGACAATCTTTACCTGTTTCAACTCATGAAGATATTGCTGATGACAGCTAA
- a CDS encoding DUF4079 domain-containing protein, with amino-acid sequence MNLPSFLWLWRIAAWSMGLSLLTYSLLGISGVWMRRSRRQAVPRSGWLRSLHLALGGLLVLLVLLLLTIGLVGTLGYYGSLGHSVHLVAGLTVVALVLLSAGSATQIGAGRPWARSLHIGTNLVLLLGFLAVSLSGWSVVQKYLP; translated from the coding sequence TTGAACCTTCCTTCTTTTCTCTGGCTCTGGCGCATTGCGGCCTGGTCGATGGGGCTATCGCTATTGACCTATAGCCTGCTGGGGATCAGCGGGGTTTGGATGCGGCGTAGTCGTCGTCAGGCGGTTCCCAGATCCGGGTGGCTGCGATCGCTCCACCTGGCTCTGGGCGGGTTGCTGGTGCTGCTGGTGCTGCTACTGCTAACGATTGGGCTGGTTGGAACGCTGGGCTACTACGGCAGTTTGGGGCATTCGGTGCATCTGGTCGCAGGGCTGACGGTGGTGGCGCTGGTGCTGCTGTCTGCGGGTAGCGCCACGCAGATTGGAGCCGGACGACCCTGGGCGCGATCGCTCCATATAGGCACGAATTTGGTTTTGCTCCTAGGCTTTCTGGCTGTCTCTCTGTCGGGCTGGAGCGTGGTGCAAAAATACCTGCCCTAG